The following nucleotide sequence is from Candidatus Eisenbacteria bacterium.
TTCCTTGGTCCCCGGCGGAGTCGATGGTTGCGGAGTCCCGGGCGAGGCCAAGGGCTGCGGGGTCCCTGTCGGCGACCAGGAGCGGAAGAACTGCAGCTCCCCCGCCGGCTTCCAGACCCCCGAGGTCAGCACGTCGCTCAGGACCGGAGTGTCGGCCCCGATGCGCCCCTCCTGGATCTCACGGATGAACTCGGAGTAGGAGAGCTGCCTCTCCTCGCCATCGCCGCGCACGCGGATCATCCAACCCTCCCGACCGGGTTCGACGCGCCCAAGAAGCTCGCGACCGCCATCCACTCGTCCCGATGGACGCCCAGCTCGCGGCGGCCGGCTCTCATCTGCCCGCCGGCGCCTTCAGGCGCGCCCCCAGGCGCGCCGCCAGTCCCGGAATGCCGGTCCCGCTATGCTATGCTGCTGCCCGGGAGGCCGCAAGGAAGGGACGATGACCTTTCAAGAGACCCTGTCCGTGAGGAGCGCGCGCCGGCGGGAGCTGCTCGACATGACCGAGCAAGTCCGCGCGATCGTCCGCAAGAGCGGCATCCGAACCGGCTGGTGCCACGTCTTCGTGACCGGCTCGACGGCCGCGATCCTGATCAACGAGAACGACGATCCCCAGCTTCTCGACGACTTCATCGACTGCATGGACCGGCTCGTCCCCGAGGGGCGCTGGCGCCATGATCGGATCGACGACAACGGCGCCGCCCACATCAAGTCGGCCGTTGTTGGCCCCGGAGAGATCGTCCCGGTCCGCGATGGGGACCTCCTCCTCGGGCGCTGGCAGAACATCTTCCTCTGCGAGTTCGATGGCCCGCGGCCCTCGAGGCAGATCGCGATCACGATCGTCGGGGACTGAACCGCCGTGTCCCTGCGCTGGACCCGCGAGCTGATCCGCCTCCTCGAGGAGTGCGAGGTGACTCCCTATCGCTCCTCGGGGCCGGGCGGGCAGAAGAAGAACAAGACCGAGTCCTCGGTTCGCGTGAGACACATCCCAACCGGCATCGTGAGGATCGCCACGGAGAGCCGCAGCCAGTCGGCCAACAGGCTCCGCGCGATTGCGCGGATCCAGGAGGAGCTTGCCCGGCGGGCGCGCAAGCCGAAGCCCCGCAAGCCCACGAAACCGAGCGCCGCGTCCCATGAGGAACGGCTCGAGGGCAAGCGCGTGAGGGGGCGCACCAAGGCCCTCCGCAGGCAGATCGCCGACGATTGATCCCC
It contains:
- a CDS encoding YjbQ family protein, which encodes MTFQETLSVRSARRRELLDMTEQVRAIVRKSGIRTGWCHVFVTGSTAAILINENDDPQLLDDFIDCMDRLVPEGRWRHDRIDDNGAAHIKSAVVGPGEIVPVRDGDLLLGRWQNIFLCEFDGPRPSRQIAITIVGD
- a CDS encoding peptide chain release factor-like protein → MSLRWTRELIRLLEECEVTPYRSSGPGGQKKNKTESSVRVRHIPTGIVRIATESRSQSANRLRAIARIQEELARRARKPKPRKPTKPSAASHEERLEGKRVRGRTKALRRQIADD